The DNA sequence CGGCGGCTGGGTGGGCGCGCCTTTCGGCTACGAGCACGGCGGGCTCCAGCTCCCCACCATGATCAACACCGCCTGCTTGTACATGTTCAACGCGGCCAACTTCCCGGCCGCCGCCTACCTGGGCCTCACCACCGGCGCGGCCCACCTCATCCTCTCCTACGGCACCGAGGAGCTTCAGGAAACCTACGTAGCGCCCATGCTGGCGGGCCGCTGGCAAGGCACCATGGCCCTCACCGAGCCCCAGGCGGGCAGCTCCCTGTCCGACGTGGCGGTGAGCGCCCAGCCCACGGAAGACGGCCATTACCTCATCAGCGGCCAGAAGATATTCATCTCCGCCGGCGACCACGACGGCGCGGACAACGTGGTGCACCTCATGCTGGGGCGCATCAAGGGCGCGCCCCCCGGGGTCAAGGGCATCTCCCTGTTCGTGGTGCCCAAGCTCCGGCCCGATGGCAACGAGCTGGTCTCCAACGACCTGGCCACCGCCGGCCTGTTCCACAAGCTGGGCTATCGCGGCTGCCCCATCGTGCAGCTCTCCATGGGCGAGAATAACGACTGCCGGGGCTGGCTGGTGGGCGAGCCCAACCAGGGCCTGGCCTACATGTTCCAGATGATGAACGAGGCCCGCATCGGGGTGGGCAAACAAGCCGCGGCCGTGGCCTCGGCCGCCTATTACGCCTCGTTGCAATACGCCCGCGAGCGCCTGCAAGGCCGCCCCATGGGCGCCAAGGACCCCAGCCAGCCTCAGGTGCCCCTGATCCGCCACGCGGATATCAAGCGCATGCTCCTGATGCAGCGGGCCGTGGTGGACGGTTCCCTGTCGCTGATCCTGCAAGCGGCCTGGTACGCCGACCTGGCGGCCCACGGCCCGGAGGAAGGCCGCGACGACGCCTTCCTTCTGCTGGACCTCATCACTCCGGTGGTGAAGAGCTACCCCTCTGAGATGGGCGTCTTGTCCACCAGCGCGGGAGTGCAAATCCTGGGCGGCTACGGCTACACCGACGAGTTCCCCCTGGAACAGCTCTACCGTGACATGCGCATCCACCCCATCCACGAGGGCACCACCGGCATCCAGGGCATGGACCTGTTGGGCCGCAAGGTAATGATGCACCACGGCCGCGCCTACAAGCTGTTCGCCCAAGAGGTGGCCGGGGACATCGCCGCCGCCGAGGACATCGCGGACCTGGCCCCCCACGCCCAGCGCCTCACCGTGGCCATGGGCCTGTTGCGCCAGGCCACCGAGGCCAAGACCGCTCTGGCCGCCAAAGGCGATGTCGAGAACTTCCTCAGCGACGCCACGCTGTATCTGGAGCTGTTCGGCCTGGTGGCCATCGCCTGGCAGTGGCTCAAGCAGGGCCGGGTGGCGGCCCTGGCCCTGGATGGCTCGCCCAGCCAGGCGGAGCAGGACTTCTACCAAGGCAAGCTCAACACCATGCGCTACTTCTTCGCCTACGAGCTGCCCAAGGCCCACGGCCTGGCCCAGCGCCTGAGCGAGGACGACGGCCTCACCGTTCAGGTGCAAGACGAGCACTTCGCCGACTAGGCGGCGAACCGATAATCGCTAAACCCTTGGGTGCCTGGGCACCCGTGTCATGGCAAGGAGAGATCAAATGCAAGAAGTAGTTATCGCCGGGTACCTGCGCACCGCCCAGTCGCGCTGCCGCCCCAACGACCCCGGCCGGGACTGGTTCCACGCCCTGAGGGCTGACGAGCTCCTGGCCCTGGTGCTGCCCGAGCTGATCAAGCGCACCGGCATCGCCCCGGAAGAGGTGGAGGACTTCATCGTGGGCTGCGCCACCGGCGTGGGCGAGCAATGGACCTACGGCGGCCGCAATCCCATCTTCCTGGCCAACCTGCCCGAGACCATCGCGGCCAAGTTCGTGGACCAGCAGTGCGGCTCGGCCATGGCCGGCATCCACATCGGCTTCATGGAGATCGCCCAGGGCTTCGCCGACGTGGTCATGGTGGGCGGCATGGAGCACATGACCCGGGTGCCCATGGGCGGCACCACCAAGGACCGGGGCCTGGCCCAGCCCAACCTGAACCTGTTCCTGAATCCCGAGCTTCTGCACTGGGACATGATGACCGCCATGAACATGGGGCTCACCGCGGAGAAGCTCTTCGCTCAGAGCGGCTGCACCAAGGAGGATATGGAGCAGTGGGCGGTGCGCTCCCACCAGCGCGCGGCCCAGGCTCAGGCGGACGGCTTCTTTGACGGCGAGATTCTGCCGGTGGAGGCCAAGCAGGCCGACGGCAGCGTGATGACCGTGACCAAAGACCAGGCGGTGCGCGGCGGCACCACCCTGGAGGACTTGGCCGGGCTCAGGCCCGCCTTCAAAAAAGACGGCGTCATCACCGCCGGGGTCAGCTCTCCCCTCAACGCGGCGGGCACCGGCATGATCCTCATGTCCAAGGAAAAGGCCAAGGCCAAGGGCATCAAGCCCCTGGCCACCATCCGCTCCATCGGTTTCGCGGGAATCGACCCCACCATCATGGGCCAAGGCCCGGTGCCGGCTAGCCAGAAGGCCCTGGGCAACATCGGCCTCAAGGCCTCGGACATCGACTTCTGGGAGATCAACGAAGCCTTTGCCATCGTGGCGCTTAACTGTATAAAGGAGCTGGGTCTGGACCCGGAGAAGGTCAACGTGATGGGCGGCGGCCTGGCCATCGGCCATCCCCTGGGGGCCACGGGCAACCGCCTGGTGGGCACCCTGGCCCGCATCATGGAGGCCAAGGGCGGCCGCTGGGGCTGCGCCAACGCCTGCGTGGGCGGCGGCCAGGGCGTGGCCACCATCATCGAGCGCGAAGACTACTAAGCGCCAAGGCACAAACCGCCCTTCCCGCGCCCGGGGCGTGGGAGGGGCTTTTTCATTAGGGAAACCGCCATGCGCCTGAAAGACAAAAAAGCCATCATCACCGGCGCGGCCCAGGGCATCGGCCGGGCCACGGCCCTGCTCTTTGCCCGCGAAGGGGCCGACCTCACCGTCTGCGACCTGCGCGAAGACGCCCTCAACTCCCTGGCCGAGGAAGTCCGCGCCCTGGGGCGGCGCTGCCACGTGGCCCTGGGCAGCGTGGTGGAGCGCGCTTTTGTGCAAACGATGGTGGCCGACACCATTCAGGAGCTGGGCGGCCTGGATATCCTGATCAACAACGCTGGTATCATCCGCGACCGCATCGGCCACAAGATGAGCGAAGACGAGTTCGACTCGGTGGTGGCGGTGAACCTGAAGGGCGCTTTCAACTGCCTACAGGCCTGCATGATCCCTCTGCGCGAGCAGGGCTCCGGGGCCATCGTCAACGTATCGTCGGTGAGCCGCTACGGCGCGGCGGGCCAGTTGAACTACTCGGCCACCAAGGGCGGGGTGGCCAGCATGACCGGCGCGGCGGCCAAGGAGCTGGGCCCCAAGGGAGTGCGCGTGAACTGCGTGGCTCCGGGTTTCATCGAGACCGAAATGCTCTCCACGGTGCCCCAGGAGACCCTGGAGATGTACCGCCGCTTCCTGGTGCCTCTGGGGCGCATGGGCCAGGCCGGGGAGGTGGCCTCGGTGATGCTCTTCCTGGTCTCGGAGGACGCCTCCTTTGTCAACGGCCAGACCATCAACGTGGACGGCGGCACCTACACCTATTAGGCGCGGCTCAGTCCTCGTCGCCCCAGGGTTGGCGTTTGCCCTCGGGGGTGTAGCGGTAAAATCCCTTGCCCGCCTTGCGTCCCAGGCGGCCCTCTTCCACCATGCGCTTGACCAGGCCCGAGCGGCTGATCAGCTTTTCTTCGCCCATGGAGACCAGGAAATCGTCGATCAGGGCGATGGTGTCCAGGCCGGCGTTGTCCGCGATCTCGAAGGGCCCCGCCTTCCAGCCGTAGCCCAGGCGCATGCCCGCGTCCACGTCCTCGGGCGTGGCCACCCCGGCGGCCACCAGGTCCGCAGCCTCGCTGAGCGCCGCGGCGAAGACTCGGTTCATCACGAAACCGGGCAAGTCGCGCCGCACCTTGACCGGCGTCTTGCCCAGGGAGCGGATGAAGGCCAGGCTCCGCTCGAACACCTCATCCGAGGTGGCCTCGGCCTGGATAACCTCCACCAAGCCCATGAGCGGCACCGGCCCGAAGAAGTGCAGGCCCAATACACGCTCCGGGTGGGCGGTGGCTCCGGCCAGGCGGCCGATGGGAATCGAGGAGGTGTTGGAGCCGATGGGCGTGGCTTCCGGCGCCAGGCGATCCAGCTCGGCGAAGAGCTCCAGCTTGAGCGCCTCTTTTTCCAAAGCCGCCTCGATGATCCAGTCGGCAGCGGACGCGGCGGCCAGGTCTTGCTCCAAGCTCAGCCGGTCCAGCACCTCTTCCGGCGTCTCGCCGATCACTCCCTTGGCGGCCAACTTGCCCAGGGAGACCTCCATGCCCGCCCGGGCCTTGTCCAAGGCTTTGGGCGACACGTCCATCAGATGCACCCGCCGCCCGCTCGTCGCGCAGACCTGGGCGATGCCCCCGCCCATGAACCCGGCTCCCACCACCAAAACCCGCTCCATGCCCAGCCTCCTCGCGCCGCGCGCCTTACTCCACGGTGAACAGCTTCTCGTCGAACTCGGGCTTGTCCTTGTAGCGCCGCATGTAGGCGGCGGGCATGGCGTCCATGTTGGCGAACAGGGCCGGGTCCACCATGATGCCCGCCTGTTGCAGGGCCTCGATGATCTGCTCCGGCTGGGGCGGACAGCCCTTCACCGGGATCATCTGTTTGATGTCCGGGTTGTCCTTATGCGCCTGATACATGCACTTGCCCAAGAGAACCGTCTTGTTGGCTCCGGGCCGGGGTTGCATGGCCTTGCCGGTGAGAACCTCCACATTGTCGAAGGGCTCGCCCTTCCAAGCCCCGACTATGCCCGCCAGCACGGTGCCGTTTATGCCGGAACAATAGGTGCACAGGGTGGAATCGTACTTGTAATAGCCCAGGCCCTGGATGCCCTTCTTCTCCAGCACTATGGGCATGGTGTCGCCCTCGGTGTAGGGGAAGGCCCAGCCGTGGGGCTTAATGTTCTCCTCCACCGGCTCGCCCAACACTTCCACGTCCGACAGGTCCAGGGGACGTCCCTCCCGTTCCAGGGCGCGTGTCAGGTAGGGCACCGTGTCCGGCGGATGGCCCAGGAGGGTGGAACCCACCTTGTCGGCCGAAAGCAGGTCCCAGGAGGCCACCAGCAGATCGCGGCGGTGCATGATGCCGTCAAAGCCGGGGCCATACTCCGAGGTGTAGGTGCCGTCGATCACCGTGAGCACCGGCGGCAGGGGCAGGGCCAGGCGCGAGACCCAGTTGTGCAGGTCCTTTTCCGGGTCCGCGTTGTGGCAGCGCTTGCGCGACTTCACGTCGATCAGGCCCTTCAAGTTCTTGAGCCCCAGGCTGACCATGGTCTGGGCGTGGGTCTTCATCACCGGCAGGCTCACCACCAGGTCGCCCTCCAGCACGTCGGCGTTGAAGCTCAGCTTCATGTCGTCGCCCAGGTCAACTTCCTTATAAGGCCTCGTGAAGGCGTCCAGCACCTTGACCCCGTAGCGCTGTTTAAGCTTGTTGTAGCCCAGGTACTCGAAGGCGTGGGCCGGGGTGGTGGTGTCCTTGTAGCGCCCCAGCACCATGCCTTCGATGATGGTGATGTCGTCCACCCCGCGCTCCTTGAGCAGGCGCACCATGTCGTGCACCAGGCGGCTGGTGGTCACCACTCCCCACTTGGGAAAAGGCGCGCTGGCAGTCCAAAAGACGATGTTGGGCTTGAGAAACACCTTGGCCCCGGTGGAGAGGCGCTCCAGACCGCCGCACAGCTCCAAGGCCCGGCGCACCGGCTCGTAGGCCTGGTCGTAGCGAACCAGGGAAACCGCGTATTTGCTCATGACCATGCTCCCGCCCTCCTTCTGGGGGGCATTACAAAGAGGCGTTGTCCATCACCCGCTCGGCCTTGGCCAGCAGGGCGCGCACCGCGTGGGGCAGCCGCGCGAAGCGCTGGTCCTTGGTCTGGCCGTGATAAAAGCGGTAGTAGATCTGCTGGGCGATCACGGCCAGGCGGAAAAGGCCGAAGGTGTAGTAGAAGCCGATGTGGTCCATCACCCGCCCGGTCTTTTGGCTGTAATACTCCACCGCCTGGGCGCGGGTCAGGCTGCCGGGCAGATAGGTGAGCATGGCCGCGTTGGCCAGGAGCTCCGGCTCGTCGTCGGCCTGGGCCCAATAGGCCAGGGTGCAGGCCAGGTCCATGAGCGGATCGCCGATGGTGGCCATCTCCCAGTCCAGCACCCCGATGATCTTCAGAGGGTCGGCCGGGTCCAGCACCACGTTGTCCAGCTTGAAGTCGTTGTGGATCACCGTGCCCACCGCGTTGTCCGGAGGCAGGCCGGCCGACAGCCAGGCCATCACCGCCTCGCCGTCGGGCACGTCCGGAGTGCGCGCGTTCACGTAGCGTTTGCTCCAGCCCTCCACCTGCCGCCGCGCGTAGCCGGCCGGCTTGCCGAAGTCGCCCAGCCCGGCGGCCACGTAGTCCACCGCGTGCAACTCGGCCATCAGCTCCACCAGGCGCTCGGTGAGCCGGCGCATCTGGGCGGGCCCGAAGTTCAGTTCTGGCGGCATCTCCTTGCGCAGGATGATGCCCGAGATGCGCTCCATGACGTAGAAGGGGCAGCCCATCACCGCCTCGTCCGAGCAATAGGCCAAGGGCCGGGGGCAATAGGGGAACACCGGGTGCAGGGCCGAGAGGATGCGATACTCCCGTCCCATGTCATGGGCGCTCTTGGCCTTGGTGCCGTGGGGCGGGCGGCGCAGCACCATCTGCTTTTCGCCCGCGCTGATCAGATATGTCAGATTGGAGTAGCCCGAGGGGAACTGGGCAATCTTCACCGCCCCGCACAAGCCGGGGATGCTCTCGCGCAGATAGGCCTCCACCCGGGCCGCGTCCAACTCTTCGCCCTGCCTGGTGGGGGCTGCCAGGTCCATCACGCTCATGCCGCCGCAACCTCCTCCGCCTCGCCGGCCCGGCACAAGCGCAGGGCCGCGTCCACCACAAAGGCGGCGTAACGGTCCACGCTTACCCGGCGCTTGGCGTATTTCCAGCGCTTGAGGTACCAGTCCTGCACCATGGCCTTGATCATTGCCGCGGCCAGGCCGGGGTCCACCTCGCCGAAGGCCCCCTGCTTGCGGCCCTTGCGGATGATGCCCGCGAAGAGCCGCTCGGTGACCTGCTCGCTCTCCTTGGCCCGCTCCTTCTCCCGCTCGCCCAGATGGCGTGCCTCCATGTAGGAGAAGAAGAACCAGGGCTGCATGGCCTCGCTCAGGAAAAGGTGGGCGCGTATGGCCGCGCCCAGCTGCCCGGCCGGCTCGGCCAGGGAGGCGAAGCTTTCCCGCAGGATGCGCCCGGTGAGGCGGCGTCCCGTGGCCTGGATCATCTGAAGCAGCTCGTCCTTGTTGCCCACGTAATCATAAAGCGCGCCCAGGGACAGGCCGCTGGCCTTGCTCAGGTCGCGCATGGTCATTGCCTGGAAACCCTTCTGGTTGCTCACCCGGAGGGTGGCGTCGAAGATGCGCTCCAGGTTCTTCACCGCCAGGGCCTCTTTCTTGACCTTGATGGCCTGGCGGTTGGCGGCCAGCATCTCCTGGCAGAAGTCGCGGCGCGAAACCGCCACCGCGCGGCTGAACTCGGCGAAGTTCATCGCAGGCCGTGCTCCGCCGCGTACTCCTTGAGGATGCGCTTGGCCACCGAGATCTTGTGCACCTCGTCAACTCCGTCGTAGATGCGCGCCGAGCGCTCGCCCCGGTAGAAGCTGGCCAGAACGGTGTCGTCGGTGACCCCCAGGCCGCCGTGCACCTGCACTGCCCGGTCCAGCACCCGCTGCATAACCCCTGCGGTGTAGAACTTGATCAAGGAGATGTCCTGGCGGGCCTCTTTCTGGCCCTGGGTCTCGATGCGCCAGGCGCAGTTTAGCACCATCAGGCGGGCGGCGCGTATCTCGGCCGCGCTCTCGGCGATCCAGGCGCGGATGATCTGCTGGTCGGCCAGGGTCTTGCCCGGAGCGATATCCCGGGTCAGGGCGCGCTCGCAGATCATGTCCAGGGCCCGGTTGCTGATGCCGATCCAACGCATGCAGTGGTGGATGCGCCCCGGCCCCAGGCGCTCCTGGGCGATGACGAAACCGTGGCCTTCGGGCCCCAGCAGGTTGGCCTTGGGCACCCGGCAGCTTTGGTAAAGAATCTCGCCGTGGCTGTGCCAGCCCGATCCGGCATGGCCCATCACCGGGATGTTGCGCACCAGGTTGAAGCCGGGCGTGTCGGTGGGCACGATGATCATGGAGGCCTGGAGATGAGGCGGGGCCTCGGGGTTGGTCACCGCCATGACGATGGCGAAGGACGCGCCGTCGGCCGAGGAGGTGAACCACTTGTGCCCATTGATCACGTAGTCGTCGCCGTCGGCTACGGCGGTGGTGTCCAATAGCACCGGGTTGGAGCCGGGCTGGTCGGGCTCGGTCATGGAGAAGCAGGAGCGGGTCTGTCCGGCGACCAGCGGGGCCAGAAAACGCTCCTTCTGCTCCGGAGTGCCGTACTTGATGAGAATCTCGATGTTGCCCGCGTCCGGCGCCTGGCACCCGAACACGTAGACCCCGGTGGGGGTGCGGGCCAGGGCCTCGCAGACCAGGCCGTACTCCACCAGGTCCAGTCCCATGCCGCCGTACTCCTTGGGGTGCAGAGGGCTCCACAGCTCCATGCGCTTGACCATCTCTCGTTTCTCGGCCAGCACCGGCTCCAGCTCCTCCCAGGGGCGGTGGATGAAGTCCTGCTCCAGGGGCACCAGCTCCTTTTCCACGAACTCGTTGATGAGCTCCAGGATGGTCTGCATTTTGGGCGATACGGCGAAATCCATTGCTTGCTTACCTCCCCATGGGGTGTTGGTCAGCGATAGGTGACCATCTCCGCCCGGCCCTGGGTCTCCAGATGCATGGTGGAGTTGAATTCAGCCAGGGAGAACTCCTCGCGGTTGTACATGAAGCTTGAGAGCGAGGCGTTCTTGATCACGTAGGTCAGCTTAAGGGCTACCCCGTGCTCCAGGTTCAGGGCGCGCTGCATGATGGCCGAGATGGGCCCGCCCGAAGTGAACAGCACCACCTTCTTGCCCCGCCCGTTGGCCGCGCACACCCGCTCCACCGCCCGGCCCACCCGGCCCAGAAACAGTTCCCAGGTCTCGGGCAGTCCCTGGTCGTATTGGCCGGTGATCCAGCGGTGCATGGCTGCGTCGTAGATGGTCTGAAAGGCGCGGCGATCGCTGAACATCGTGGCCACTGCCCGGTCCACGGCCGGGTTCTCGCGGCGCAGCTCCGGCAGCAGGGCCTTGATGATGGGGCCGGAGGCGAACTCGTTGAACTCGGGCATTATCTCCAGGACGGGCGGGGACTCCAGGCTCTCCAGCACCGCCTGGGCGGTGTCCCGCTGACGGGCCATGTCGCCCGAGTAGGCCGCGTCGAAGGAGAGCCCCAGCCCGGCCAGGTGCTCCCCGGTCAGGCGGGCCTGCGCCTGGCCCAGCTCGGACAGGCGGTCGTAGTTTTCCTGGCCAAAGGAGGCCTGGCCGTGGCGCATGACGTAAAAGAGGCTCATGCCGAGCGCGCTCCCCGCCGCCCCATTCGGGCGGGCCGTGATGGATGATGGGCCCATTGTGCACCCGGCCACGGGGCATGGCAAGTTATTTCCGAACGAATGTTCGTTTTTTCTTGTGACCTTCCGCAAGCTGGTCTACACTTTTCCCCAGACGGCCGGGTTTGGCCGCGAGGGGAGAGCCATGCGCGTCCTGTGCCTGCTCAAGCAAGTCTGCGAACCGGAGAGCCTCTTTGACCTGCAAGAGGGCCGCCCGGTGTTGCGCCCGCCCGCGCGCTGGAAGATGAGTTCCTACGACGAGTACGCCCTGGAGGCCGCCCTGGCCCTCAAGGACGCCCGGCCCGACACGGAAGTGACGGCCCTCTCCCTGGGCCCGGCCCGCTGCGAGGCCGTGCTGGAGCGGGCCCTGGGCATGGGCGCGGACCGGGCGGTGCGCCTGGACGACCTGGACGAAACCATTGCCCGCCCCCTGGCCGTGGCCTCGGCCGTGGCCGCCTGGGCCGAGGGCCAAGGCTTCGATCTGATCCTGGCCGGGGTCATGTCCGACGACGCCATGCAAGGCGCGGTGGGGCCCATGCTGGCCGAGCTGCTGGGCCTGCCGCTGGCCACCGGCGCGGTGGAGCTGGCCCTGGCCGAGGACGCCAAGTCGCTGACCGCGCAGCGGGAGATGGAGGGCGGCCGCCGCCAGGAGGTAACGCTCCCCCTGCCCGCCCTGGCAACCATCAACTCCGGCCCCGCCCGCCCGCGCTACCCTACCCTGTCCAAGCTACTCAAAGCCAAAGAGACCGCGCCGCTGGTAATCGACCCTACCGCCCCGGCCCCGCCCCTGGAAGCGGTGCGTGAATATCGTCTGCCGGTAAAGACCCGGGCAGGCCTGATGCTCTCCGGCGACATTCAGGCCAAGGCGTCCCGACTGTTGGACCTGCTGCGCGAAAGGGCCCTGCTGTGAGCCTGGCGGGCAAGCCCCTGGTGGTGGCCGTGGCCGAGCACGGCCCCGAGGGCCTGGCCCCGGTCAGCCTGGAGCTGGCTGCCTGCGCCCGCGAGCTGGCCCAAGCCCTGGGCGGCGAGGCCCGCCTCCTGGTGCTGGGCGATGGCGTGGAGCCCTTAGCCAGCGAGGCCGCCCGCCTCAGCGGCCTGACCGTGACCGGCCTTGAGGTGCCGGGGCTAACCGAATTCTCCGGCGAGGCCTACCGCGCCTTGCTGGCCGAGCTGCTGCCCGCCTGGTCCCCGGCCATGGTGTTGGCCGCCCACACCACCAGCGGCCTGGACTGGGCCCCCGGCCTGGCAATGCGTTTAGGCGTGGCCTTGGTCAGCGGAGTCGAGGCCATCGAGCATGGCGAGAGCGGCCCCCTCTTCCGCCGCGCCGCCTGGCATGGCAAGCTCAGCGAGTTGGTGGAGGCGCAAGCCGAACCCCTGGTACTCACGGTGCAGCCCGGCTCCTTCCCTGCGCTGCCGCCGGCCGAAACGCCCGGCTCGGTAGAGGTGCTAACCCGCGAGTTGCCGCCCTGCCGCGCGCGGGTGCGGCCGGGGCAGGCCCCGCTGGAGCGCGACGCGGCCCTGGGCGCGGCCTCGGTGGTGGTGGCCGCCGGGCGCGGGGTGGGCAAGCCGGAAAACCTGGAGCCCCTGCGCCGCCTGAGCGCCCTGTTCTCCAACGCCGCCCTGGCCGGTTCGCGGCCGGTGTGCGACCTAGGCTGGCTGGGCTACGCCAGGCAGGTGGGCCTTACCGGAGCCACGGTAAGCCCCCGCCTATACCTGGCCTGCGGCATCTCCGGGGCGCGGCAGCATACCGTGGGCATGCAAGGTTCGGGCTACATCGTGGCCATCAACAACGACCCCAACGCGGCCATTTTCAACCTGGCCGACGTGGGGGTGGTGGAGGATTTGAACGCCTTTATCCCCGCCCTGTTGGAGCTGGCCGGGGCCGGGCCGGGCCGGGAGGGCTGAACCCACGCCCGCGCGCGGCGATTGCCTCTTGGGCCGCAATGCCGTATATGAAGGCTGAGTGGGGGTAGTGCCCAAACCGCTGACAAGGATGCGCACCATGGAACTGCTATACGAAAAGAAAGAGCACATCGCGCTCTTTACGCTTAATCGGCCCGAGGCCTTCAACGCCATGAGCCCGGACCTGTTCCGGCAGATGCACGACGCCTGCGAGGACTTCGCCCAGGACCCCCAGCTGTGGGTGGGCGTGTTCACCGGGGCCGGGGAAAAGGCCTTCTGCGCCGGGGCGGACGTTAAAACCTGGCTGCCCTTTGTAAAGGAATGCCGCGAGCGCCCCTGGCTCATGCCCACCACTCCCCTTCGGGGCATGGAGCTGGACAAGCCGCTGATCGCGGCCATCAACGGCGTGGCCCTGGGCGGCGGCCTGGAGCTGGCCCTGGCCTGCGACCTGCGTATCGCCTCCGAGAAAGCCCGTTTCGCCTTCCCCGAGGCGCGCCTGGGCATCCTGCCCCGCCTGGGCGGCACGGTGCGCCTGCCCCGCCTGGTGGGCAGCGCCAAGGCCGCCGAGCTGATGTTCACCGGCCGGCGCATCGCAGCGGCCGAGGCCCTGGACATGGGCCTGGTCAACCGGGTGGTGCCCCAGGAAGACGTCCTGACCTCCGCCCTGGAGCTGGCCGGCGAGATCTGCCAGTGCGCCCCCCTGGCGGTGCAGGCCATCAAGAAGAGCCTGCGCCGGGGCGTGGGCATGTCCATTGAGGAAGCCCTGTGGTGCGAGAACGCCCTGGGCATGCCCCTGTACGACACCGAGGACTACGAAGAGGGCCGCAAGGCCTTTGCCGAAAAGCGGCCCCCGGCGTTCCAGGCCAAGTAGGCCGGTCCGCCCGGCCCTCACCCCGCTGCCAGGAAGCACGAACATGCAGAAATTCTTTACGCCCGCTTCGGTGGCCGTGGTGGGGGCCAGCCCCGACCGCACCGGCCAGCACCTGCTGGCCAACACGGCCCTGGCTCCCGGGGTCTCGGTCTATCCGGTCAACCCCAAGTACAACGAGCTGGCCGGGCTGCCCTGCTTTCCCTCGGTGAAGGACATCCCCGGCCCGGTGGACCTGGCCGTCTTGCTGGTGCCCGCCCGCTTCGTGCCCCAGGTGCTCCGGGACTGCGCGGCCAAGGGGACCCGGGCAGTGATGATCCAGAGCGCCGGCTTCGCCGAGACCGGCGAGGAGGGCCACGCCTTGCAGGAGGAGTGCCTGGCCATCGCCCGCCAGGCGGATATGCGCCTGTGGGGCCCCAACTGCATGGGCCTGGTGGACGTGCCGGGCCGCCGCTTCTTTACCTTCATGCACAGCCGCATCACCGACGCCCTCTTGCCCCATGGCGGCCTGTCCCTGGTGGTGCAGAGCGGCATGCTCTCGGCCGGGTTCCTGGCCGACCTGGCCACCCGGCGCGGGGTGGCGGTGAGCAAGGCCTGCTCTCTGGGCAACAAGTGCGACGTGGACGAGTGCGACGTGCTTCAGGTGCTCCTGGACGACCCCGAGACCAAGGCGGTGGGGCTCTACCTGGAGTCCCTGCCCCGGGGCCGCCGCTTCATGGAGTTGGCCGAGGGCGCGGACAAGCCCCTGGTGGTGCTCAAGTCCGGGCGCAGCCGCTCCGGGGCCAAGGCCGCCCTGAGCCACACCGCCAGCCTGGCCGGAAACGCCCGCCTCACCGAGGGGCTCCTGGCCGCGGCCGGGGTGACCACGGCGCGGGACTTCCACCAGATGGTGGACCTGGGGCGCACCCTGGCCATGCTGCCCGATCTGCCCGCCAAGGCCAAGACGGCGGTGCTCACCTTCAGCGGCGGGGGCGGCATCCTCTCCTGCGATCTATTGGAGGAGCAGGGCCTGGAGGTGGCCGAG is a window from the Desulfarculaceae bacterium genome containing:
- a CDS encoding TetR/AcrR family transcriptional regulator, whose translation is MNFAEFSRAVAVSRRDFCQEMLAANRQAIKVKKEALAVKNLERIFDATLRVSNQKGFQAMTMRDLSKASGLSLGALYDYVGNKDELLQMIQATGRRLTGRILRESFASLAEPAGQLGAAIRAHLFLSEAMQPWFFFSYMEARHLGEREKERAKESEQVTERLFAGIIRKGRKQGAFGEVDPGLAAAMIKAMVQDWYLKRWKYAKRRVSVDRYAAFVVDAALRLCRAGEAEEVAAA
- a CDS encoding acyl-CoA dehydrogenase family protein, with product MDFAVSPKMQTILELINEFVEKELVPLEQDFIHRPWEELEPVLAEKREMVKRMELWSPLHPKEYGGMGLDLVEYGLVCEALARTPTGVYVFGCQAPDAGNIEILIKYGTPEQKERFLAPLVAGQTRSCFSMTEPDQPGSNPVLLDTTAVADGDDYVINGHKWFTSSADGASFAIVMAVTNPEAPPHLQASMIIVPTDTPGFNLVRNIPVMGHAGSGWHSHGEILYQSCRVPKANLLGPEGHGFVIAQERLGPGRIHHCMRWIGISNRALDMICERALTRDIAPGKTLADQQIIRAWIAESAAEIRAARLMVLNCAWRIETQGQKEARQDISLIKFYTAGVMQRVLDRAVQVHGGLGVTDDTVLASFYRGERSARIYDGVDEVHKISVAKRILKEYAAEHGLR
- a CDS encoding histidine phosphatase family protein, with the protein product MSLFYVMRHGQASFGQENYDRLSELGQAQARLTGEHLAGLGLSFDAAYSGDMARQRDTAQAVLESLESPPVLEIMPEFNEFASGPIIKALLPELRRENPAVDRAVATMFSDRRAFQTIYDAAMHRWITGQYDQGLPETWELFLGRVGRAVERVCAANGRGKKVVLFTSGGPISAIMQRALNLEHGVALKLTYVIKNASLSSFMYNREEFSLAEFNSTMHLETQGRAEMVTYR
- a CDS encoding electron transfer flavoprotein subunit beta/FixA family protein, coding for MRVLCLLKQVCEPESLFDLQEGRPVLRPPARWKMSSYDEYALEAALALKDARPDTEVTALSLGPARCEAVLERALGMGADRAVRLDDLDETIARPLAVASAVAAWAEGQGFDLILAGVMSDDAMQGAVGPMLAELLGLPLATGAVELALAEDAKSLTAQREMEGGRRQEVTLPLPALATINSGPARPRYPTLSKLLKAKETAPLVIDPTAPAPPLEAVREYRLPVKTRAGLMLSGDIQAKASRLLDLLRERALL
- a CDS encoding electron transfer flavoprotein subunit alpha/FixB family protein; the encoded protein is MSLAGKPLVVAVAEHGPEGLAPVSLELAACARELAQALGGEARLLVLGDGVEPLASEAARLSGLTVTGLEVPGLTEFSGEAYRALLAELLPAWSPAMVLAAHTTSGLDWAPGLAMRLGVALVSGVEAIEHGESGPLFRRAAWHGKLSELVEAQAEPLVLTVQPGSFPALPPAETPGSVEVLTRELPPCRARVRPGQAPLERDAALGAASVVVAAGRGVGKPENLEPLRRLSALFSNAALAGSRPVCDLGWLGYARQVGLTGATVSPRLYLACGISGARQHTVGMQGSGYIVAINNDPNAAIFNLADVGVVEDLNAFIPALLELAGAGPGREG
- a CDS encoding enoyl-CoA hydratase/isomerase family protein is translated as MELLYEKKEHIALFTLNRPEAFNAMSPDLFRQMHDACEDFAQDPQLWVGVFTGAGEKAFCAGADVKTWLPFVKECRERPWLMPTTPLRGMELDKPLIAAINGVALGGGLELALACDLRIASEKARFAFPEARLGILPRLGGTVRLPRLVGSAKAAELMFTGRRIAAAEALDMGLVNRVVPQEDVLTSALELAGEICQCAPLAVQAIKKSLRRGVGMSIEEALWCENALGMPLYDTEDYEEGRKAFAEKRPPAFQAK